The Zingiber officinale cultivar Zhangliang chromosome 9A, Zo_v1.1, whole genome shotgun sequence genome window below encodes:
- the LOC122018589 gene encoding uncharacterized protein LOC122018589 → MEVDGEKMQDEEGLLSSEIKKQRKNPSQVQILENAYAAASNPSAAVKEDLAKLTGLDYKQVQYWFGNRRYMDRHGPRRYRSRFEGEERCMNTDGFCSPSLSYNSMSFADSMAGTESSTCRKSEMMQPLMAAGPVVMSVDFGTHLPRELQMIVLHVEKKLGQPVRSDGPILGVEFKPLPPGAFEAPLAQHRVPQQSCDGKVSERQTMKSVKPHTSLPTSDCCLGTNLSDGATLVSRDVDALNLDGSPRDLQEYQFFPIQPSWINSNGRVKKACLLSSVNDSFCEMPQPSSGGQNFTEYGYASSASPCQGQQVNGTNQCPRDKRMSISSDLSGKPKAPNLLYATSTAFDLQSRNHHSMQVDNQLLSSDKMITCHPNECTREKIQLSVSTGSNDNLQHDCTKTHTTIDSKKERDSSVADVGLTKLRQEDHGQSGDDTSDLQKGRRKYQNSTVVVFEEADNGKCKKRIQVGCRRAYGRYFVKPRATPKSSNIIEGDSRMSYFSNNCARTLIAEWIEREKKAVYLEHDNENALSWSTGSDSTCSEGFDDLVTEIGNCDAQIKSADHCVMYTKGDAVHKNQNGREVMDVDQNIMDDEDGTDEEGYNEMKEDAGFKDTASPLSSEQTV, encoded by the exons ATGGAGGTGGATGGTGAAAAGATGCAAGATGAGGAGGGGTTGCTGTCTTCGGAGATTAAGAAACAACGGAAGAATCCGTCTCAGGTCCAGATCCTTGAGAACGCGTATGCAG CGGCATCGAATCCATCTGCTGCCGTCAAGGAAGACTTGGCCAAGTTGACTGGGTTGGACTACAAGCAAGTCCAATATTGGTTCGGCAATCGCAGATACATGGACAGACATGGCCCTCGGAGGTACAGATCCAGATTTGAGGGTGAAGAGAGATGCATGAATACGGATGGTTTTTGCAGTCCCAGCTTGAGTTACAACTCAATGTCATTTGCTGACTCCATGGCTGGAACTGAATCCTCAACTTGTAGGAAATCTGAGATGATGCAACCGTTGATGGCCGCAGGTCCAGTGGTGATGTCAGTTGATTTTGGCACACATTTGCCACGAGAGCTGCAAATGATCGTTCTACACGTTGAGAAAAAGCTAGGGCAGCCTGTGAGAAGCGATGGACCAATTCTTGGTGTTGAGTTTAAGCCTTTACCACCTGGTGCTTTTGAAGCTCCATTAG CACAGCATAGGGTGCCACAGCAATCTTGTGATGGAAAAGTATCTGAAAGACAAACTATGAAATCAGTCAAG CCGCACACTTCCTTGCCCACTTCTGATTGTTGTCTAGGGACAAACTTGTCTGATGGTGCAACACTGGTCAGTCGAGATGTTGATGCACTTAACCTTGATGGTTCTCCCAGGGATCTCCAGGAATATCAGTTTTTTCCAATACAACCGAGCTGGATAAATAGTAATGGAAGGGTGAAGAAGGCTTGCCTTTTATCTTCAGTAAATGATTCATTTTGTGAGATGCCACAACCATCTTCTGGAGGACAGAATTTCACTGAATATGGATATGCATCTTCAGCATCTCCTTGTCAAGGTCAGCAAGTAAATGGTACCAATCAATGTCCAAGAGACAAGAGAATGAGCATTTCTTCGGATTTAAGTGGCAAGCCAAAAGCCCCAAATCTGCTGTATGCAACAAGTACTGCTTTTGATCTTCAGTCCAGGAATCATCATTCTATGCAAGTGGACAATCAGCTTCTATCATCTGACAAAATGATTACCTGCCATCCCAATGAGTGCACAAGGGAGAAG ATACAATTATCGGTATCTACTGGTAGCAATGATAACCTGCAGCATGATTGTACAAAAACTCATACAACGATTGATTCTAAGAAAGAAAGGGATTCAAGTGTTGCTGATGTTGGACTTACCAAGTTAAGACAAGAGGATCATGGTCAAAGTGGAGATGATACTAGTGACCTTCagaagggaagaagaaaatatcaaaactctACTGTAGTAGTTTTTGAGGAAGCAGACAACGGGAAATGTAAAAAGCGCATACAGGTTGGTTGTCGACGTGCATATGGTCGTTATTTTGTGAAGCCTCGAGCAACACCAAAGAGCAGTAATATAATTGAAGGAGATTCAAGGATGAGCTATTTCAGCAATAATTGTGCCAGAACTCTCATTGCTGAATGGATTGAACGAGAAAAAAAGGCGGTTTATCTTGAACATGACAATGAGAATGCTCTCTCATGGTCCACTGGATCTGATTCAACTTGTAGTGAAGGATTTGATGATCTGGTAACTGAAATTGGAAACTGTGATGCCCAGATCAAATCTGCTGATCATTGTGTCATGTATACAAAAGGGGATGCTGTACACAAGAATCAGAATGGGCGGGAAGTCATGGATGTTGATCAGAATATCATGGATGATGAGGATGGTACCGATGAGGAAGGCTATAATGAAATGAAAGAGGATGCTGGGTTCAAGGATACGGCTTCACCTCTCTCTTCAGAGCAGACTGTTTAG